GGCCACAGAGTTCGGCTTTCGCGGTGACCTGTATCGTGCGACACGTCGATCGGGCCTGTTTACGTACGAGCGAATCTACGAAGACAGTGTGGGAACCGTCCGGGACCTCCTGACCAATGACGGCAGCTTTCGAGAAGTGGATGGCACGCCGCAGTCGATCAGCGACAGTACGAAATTTGCCATCCAGGAGAAGGTCAACTCAGTGATCTACTTTGCTTCACTGCCCCTTCCGCTCAAAGATCCTGCAGTACGCGAGCTCTACCTCGGGAAGTCAAGTGTCGCAGGCCAGCCATATCATAAGGTGGAGGTGACGTTCCAGGAACTGGGTGGAGGCCCTGATCACCGAGACCGATTTGTCTATTGGATCAACATAGAGACCGACCACATCGACTACTTCGCGTACTACTACCTGACCAATGAGACCGGTTCTCGCTTCCGCCGCGTCGTGAATCCGCGCAATGTCGGTGGATTCCGCGCCGTCGACCATATCAACTATTCCGCGCTACCAGACACGATCGGGTCTCGTGTAGACCAATTCGACGAATTGCTTGAGAGAGGGGCTCTCGAGATTGTTTCTGAGGTGAAACACGAAAACTTTCGAGTAGTACCTCTGGACCGCTCGTCCCGGTAACCCCTTTCGTCCCAGCCACACAGGAGATCATGACAGTACGACCCCCGGCAAAGGTGCTACGCCAAATAGTATACGTTGTACTGGCAGCCGGTCTTCTGGCCTGTCAGTCGTCCACGAGCGCTCAAGAGGCAAACAACGCCGGCATCGATACTACCCGAGTCGTGCCGGCTCCGGAGGCGCGGACCAGCCCCATGGCGATCGCAGCCGGAACCCTGGAGGACGGCACCTACGTCAAGGTTGTGTATTCTTCGCCGCGCAAGCGAGGACGCGAGATCTTTGGAGGCCTGGTCCCGTACGGCGAAGTCTGGAGGACGGGCGCCAACGAAGCGACGGAGCTGACGGTGACCAATACCGTGAAACTCGGTGGCCATGTGGTGCCGGCGGGCACTTATTCGATGTTCACGATTCCGGGAGAAAGACAGTGGACGATCATCATCAATCGGAATCTCGGGCAATGGGGAGCGTACGACTATGAATCGGAGGCCGACCTGATCCGATTCAACGTACCGGTGCTCGTCAGTGATCGGATGCACGAAGCGTTCACGATCTCGATAGACGATGCGGATAAGCACACGATTCGTTTGAACTGGGACACCGTGGCGATCGCAATCTCCATTGAGATGTCGAGATAGCGGCACTTATTCTTCGCTTCGCGGATCCTTTTTGCGGCGAGTTTCGCTGCCGTCCGACCCACACTTACACGTCATGCCACCGCTACCCGACTCGTCCGTACCCCCGCTCTTCTTTTTCAACGCTGCCGAGGAGCGAATCTCGGAGCCCCTGGCCAAGCAGATCAACCTGCTCGTTTCTTCGCTATCAACCGTCATCGCTCAACAAGCGGGACCACAGCTTCTCGACGTCGCAAGTCGGCTAAGTGCACTCTGCCTTGACTCGGCACGCGATGGCAGCGACCATCGTGCCGAGGCCATGGAACTCATATCTGAACTTGACCTCGAGTCAATCAACACGCTGCTCAGGTCGTTCACGGCGATGTTCCACCTGATCAATCAATCGGAGAAGCAGGAGATTGTCCG
The sequence above is drawn from the Rhodothermales bacterium genome and encodes:
- a CDS encoding DUF2911 domain-containing protein, with product MTVRPPAKVLRQIVYVVLAAGLLACQSSTSAQEANNAGIDTTRVVPAPEARTSPMAIAAGTLEDGTYVKVVYSSPRKRGREIFGGLVPYGEVWRTGANEATELTVTNTVKLGGHVVPAGTYSMFTIPGERQWTIIINRNLGQWGAYDYESEADLIRFNVPVLVSDRMHEAFTISIDDADKHTIRLNWDTVAIAISIEMSR